In Eulemur rufifrons isolate Redbay chromosome 15, OSU_ERuf_1, whole genome shotgun sequence, the genomic stretch ggagggtggggccaGCCCATGTCCTGGGGATGGAGCTcagtggagggggagggtggggccaGCCCATGTCTCTCATCTCTGCTTCCAGGTCCTCAAGGCCTGTGATGGCCGACCGTATGCCGGGGCAGTGCAGAAGTTTCTGACTTTGGTGCTTCCAGCCTGCAGGGACCTTAGTTTCCAGCAGGACCAGATGACACAGTCCTTTGGCTTCAGGGACTCAGAGATCACGTGAGACTTGTGGAACCAACAGAGTCAGGCATCtggcccttccctgcctcctcccagttCCGTCtagccttttccttttccttctggtgGACCTGCTAAAAAAGTCTGACTgttccttttaataaaaatgacctAAAGTTTGTGCTCCTCCCCATAAGAGGGGAGGCCTGTCTTACCTGAGGCCTTGGAAAGCGCCCTGGACTAGAATTCAGGAGATCCTGGTGGCTTATCAAACGCACATAGGGGCCTGGCAGGGACGATCAAAGCCCGATGGTGATGATACTGGGACTAAGAGGACGGAGACTGGTAGGAGATGGTATGCCCCTAAACATTCAcattgaaagaaatgaaacagacAGACCAAAGTACTGATCTCATGTGGGGAAACAGATACTTTGGGTGAGATGGTGGGGGCCAGGGCGAGGCATGCCTAGGCCGTGGCAGGAGCACAGAGGACACCGATGTCTCTCCTCAGTCCAAGACTGGGTATGTGAGAGGAGGGCTTCTGAGAGGAGAAGCTGTTTGAACGGGCAAGTAGTAACAGGAAAAGAAAGCGTGGCGGGAGGGCAGTGCAGGCGGGGACTGGAACAAACAGGAGGCACCAAGAAGTGCCCGAGGTTGGGGCTTTGTTATTCAGGGCCTCCTGTGTGGTTGCCCATGTTTCTGAAAACGTAGCGTCCAGACATTAACAGATGGGAGGAGAGATGGTTCTCAGAGCCCAGGCCTCATCTCGCCTGGCTTCCCACTGCCCTCAGGCATCTGGTGAATGCCGGCATATTCAACGTCCGAGATGCTGGGAGCTGGTGGCTAGCTGTGCCTGGAGCTGGGAGATTCATCAAGTACTTTGTTAAAGGTACCTGTCCGCAGCCTGCAGCCCTTCAAGAACCCCTTTTGGTGGCTCCTCAGTTCTTTAGTCCTTATTCAGCTTTCCCCTCTCCtgtgcctccctctcctccagggCGCCAGGCTGTCCTCGGCATGGTCCGCAAGGCCAAGTACCGGGAGCTACTTCTATCTGAGCTCCTGGGCCGGCGGGCACCTGCCGCAGTGCGTCTTGGTCTTGCCTACCATGTGCACGACCTCATTGGGGCCCAGCTGGTGGACCGGTGAGTCTTGCCCCCCACCTCTGGTAGGTGACAAAGCAGTGACCCAACGTTAGGTTTCCTCCCAGCTCATGCTTAATTCACTAGTGAAGCCCTGTTCTTCTGTCATTCTTTTCTGGAACACAGGAATTCCCCTTGCTAagtttttgggggtttttttgttggggttttttttttttttttttttttttttttgacaaagtctcactctgttgcccaggctagagtgccgtggtgtcagcctagctcacagcaatctcaaactcttgggctcaagtgatcctcttgcttcagcctcccgagtagctgggactatgtgcatgcaccaccatgcccggctaatttttctatgtatatttttagttgtccagataatttctttctatttttagtagagacggggtctccctcttgctcaggctggtctcaaactcctgagctcaaacgatccaccctcctcggcttcccagagtgctaggattacaggcgtgagccactgcgcccggccgccCCTTGCTAAGTTTTGAGTTCTCCTTACACCATGGGCCTAGGTGTCTGGCACCAGCCTTGTCTTTCTCCTATACAGCATCTCTACCACTTCTGGAACCCTCCTCCGCCTGCCAGAGACGTGAGGATTCTGCTCATCATCACACAGCTCCCCACAGTGGGCCGAGAGGGGCCCTGGGGTGCTTTGGTGGCTGAgacaccatcaccttgggaaGACTCGGGAGCCAGATGAGTGTCGGGCTCTTGTCCACGCAAAGGGTCAGATGTGACTGCTGCTGTTTGCCTGGGCTCTGAGCCACTGGTGGGTTTGGGCCGTGCTCCTCCGCCCTTCCGTGGAAGTGGAGCCAGAAACGGTGCCAAGGCCGTGGCTGCTGCCTTTCGTGTAGAAAGGGGCTGCTGTGCCTCTGTCCTGAGATAGGACGGTGGGATTTCTGGGGAGGCTGGTGAAGGAGGACAGGGTTCTTTTCCCTCCATGTTGTGTTGAAATTGCCAAATAAAGCACTTCTGCCCGTGGTATTTTCTGGATGTCCTTTGGTTACTGTGATGTGTGTGTTTGAGCGCCTTGTTTGGGGGTAAAGGTAAAGCCAAACCTAGGCCTGAGCTTTGCCCCACTGTTCAGACAGGAAAAGGGTTAACTCTGACGTTCAGACCAGTTCTCCTTGTGGGTGGTGAGAGAGCACCTATCTCCAAAACCACAGAATGTCGTTTAGGGCCTACAAAAAGCAAAAGCCTAATATATAATACAGTTCAGTTTGTGTTGGGGTAAAAACAAGAGACAAGTGTCTTGGAAGCCCATCCGTGTTTTGTTAGGACCTTTAAATATCCTATATGTCCGGGCCATGTCGGGCCCTTGTACACCCACGTATGCAGGAGCTCGCACGCATACGTACGCCTGCATACTTTGATCAGGGGAGGTGTCCAGGCACTGGGATGAGAGGGGTTAACAGGGAAGGACAGGATCAATCTCTGGGCCAAGACTCTCAGATCCCCTCAGAGACCTAGGTGTCCGGGGTGCAATCCCAACACTGGGCCTGGGGCCAGTTGCATTTCTGGGCTGTCACATGGTTTCCCGGCCCTGCTGGGCCAGGGGAGGAGCAAGGTCCAGAGTCAACTGTGCCCCAGGCCCTAGACCGCCCAGAAGGGAGCCGACGGACAGACGATCTGACCCCTCTTGGATCCTGCAGCCATGAGGCTCCTCTGGGGGCTCGTCTGGGTGTCTAGCTTCTTCGCTTCGTCTCTGCAGAAGCCCAGGTCCTGGAGGCGCAATGCTGGCTGCTGGGGTTGGGGCAGGGCTGGCAGTGGGACCTGACTCAGGAGCGAGGGAGAGCCAGGGTGCAGGGGCCAGAGTGAAGTCTGACTGTTGGCTCTCGCTGTTCTCCCCAGGTTGCTCCTGTTCTCTCCTTCTGTGGTTCATCTGGGGGTCCCTCTATCAGTGGGGGTGCAGCTTCAGGATGCGCCCCCGGGACAGGTAGTGAAAGGATCAGTGTTCCTGAGAAACCCATCCTATAATAATATCCCCTGCTCTCCAAAGGTGGGCTTCACCCTCAGCTCAGAAAAAGACTTCGTACTTCTCAGTGTCCAGGTAACTGGAACCCACACCCACCTGACGCTTTTGGGGGCCTCCCGTCTTGTTCCCCTCTGTCTTCTTGTAAGTGTCTTTGTCTTCCCActggcctcctcccctcctctcctcccaccccagtggTCTTCCATGTTTCTGTCTTGGTGTCTGTCCTTTTCTGTCTGCTCACTCTCTGACCTACTCGCTCTTTCTCTCCTGTCAGATCCCCGCAAAAGACAAGAAGAGCTGTGGCCTCGATCGCCTCCTCAGGGGCCCCAAGGTCCAGCTGGTGGCCCAGTCGCCATGGCTGAAGGCGACTCTGGGCAGAGATACAGACATCCAGGGTGTCAACCTGCTCTTCTCCTCTCGCCGGGGGCACCTCTTTCTGCAGACTGACCAGCCCATTTATAACCCTGGCCAGCGGGGTGAGTCTGGGCCCCAAGGCCTCTACTTtcagccccttcccagcccactAGGACATGTTTGGTGCACCTTAAGTGAGGTAGCCCTAAATAAAGAAAGTGCTACACGGGAGGGTTGCTTAGCAAATATGTGTCCTCCCCTCACTCCCTGGACTTGGGCCCACCCTGCCTTTGCACACGGGCTCCCACTCACCTCTCTCGTCCTCCATTCCCAGTTCGCTACCGGGTCTTTACTCTGGACCAAAAGATGCGCCCGTGCCCTGACACCATCACGATCATGGTGGAGGTGAGTCGCTGACCTCTGGCCTTCCTGACCCTGGCCACTGATGTGACCTCCCACCCGTGACCACTTCTCCTCCCCTTGTAGAACTCTAACGGCCTCCGCGTGCTGAAGAGGGAGGTATACGCTCCCTCCATCTTCCAAGATGACTTTGGGATCCCAGACATCTCAGAGTGAGCTCCCCGCTCTGGGGTTGGCCCCCCAGCCACACCACCCCAATTCCTGTTTCCCATTAGGCTCTCCGCCTCCCACACACACAGTCACGTCCCAAGATGCCCTAACCCTCCTGAGCCTCCTGAGCCTCTGGCGTACCCCACCGTCCTCTCCCCAGGAAGCAGGCCGCCG encodes the following:
- the STK19 gene encoding inactive serine/threonine-protein kinase 19, translating into MSRKRHRLVPETFGLKRRRERGPVESEPLGGESGSARAAVSELVQLFPRGLFEDALPPIVLRSQVYSLVPDRTVADRQLKELQEQGEIRIIQLGFDSDAHGIIFTEDYRTRVLKACDGRPYAGAVQKFLTLVLPACRDLSFQQDQMTQSFGFRDSEITHLVNAGIFNVRDAGSWWLAVPGAGRFIKYFVKGRQAVLGMVRKAKYRELLLSELLGRRAPAAVRLGLAYHVHDLIGAQLVDRISTTSGTLLRLPET